A part of Streptomyces sp. NBC_01451 genomic DNA contains:
- a CDS encoding esterase/lipase family protein: protein MQRRMRRITAAVSAVVSSMLLSLSLSAAPAQAATHNPVVFVHGISSSSSSWNDWVADFKADGYTASELDAWSYSWSQSNVTTAQQLATEVKRVLAATGASKVDLVVHSMGTLSARYYLKNLGGTAYVDDFVSTAGTNHGTTVASWCAWLYTSCSEMYTGSSFLTALNSGDETPGSVSYASYWSNCDEALTPDTTAILSGATNVEVGCISHDEMNNDYGVYTQVRNFIA from the coding sequence ATGCAGCGCCGTATGCGACGCATCACAGCAGCCGTCTCGGCCGTCGTGTCCTCGATGCTCCTGTCCCTCTCGCTCTCCGCGGCTCCCGCCCAGGCCGCCACCCACAATCCGGTCGTCTTCGTGCACGGCATCAGCAGCTCGTCGAGCAGCTGGAACGACTGGGTCGCCGACTTCAAGGCCGACGGCTACACGGCCTCCGAGCTGGACGCCTGGTCGTACTCCTGGTCCCAGTCCAACGTCACGACGGCCCAGCAACTGGCCACCGAGGTCAAGAGAGTTCTGGCCGCAACGGGCGCCTCGAAGGTCGACCTCGTCGTCCACTCCATGGGCACGCTCAGCGCTCGCTACTACCTCAAGAACCTCGGCGGAACGGCGTACGTCGACGACTTCGTCTCCACCGCGGGCACCAACCACGGTACGACGGTCGCCTCGTGGTGTGCGTGGCTGTACACCTCGTGCTCCGAGATGTACACGGGAAGTTCGTTCCTCACCGCGCTGAACTCGGGCGACGAGACACCGGGCAGTGTGTCGTACGCCAGTTACTGGTCCAACTGCGACGAGGCGCTCACCCCGGACACGACCGCGATCCTGAGCGGAGCCACGAACGTGGAGGTCGGCTG